From Clavelina lepadiformis chromosome 9, kaClaLepa1.1, whole genome shotgun sequence, the proteins below share one genomic window:
- the LOC143470087 gene encoding uncharacterized protein LOC143470087 isoform X2, producing MEYKQPQPIPRVTSVETPLHSPTWSFSSPSQFSEDSGVGSTSSDHDVDKHKRCLKFQGGGLSELGQNCPMVRDEPTYLSFEPTCFEFPRSTKNDFMTSGISEPSCKVPEGNPLARDLTDLALRFRHTERNSFNPFQGNMRTKNFSQTKIEPSQRLNDAENLQFLNLPECRNIWKVTESCSSRKSSNPIVDPHPWFPDFANPDNRPTEDRHRFVQYEQKQQTENQTLYNFKTELCVLWLRGKCHHGSVCHFAHGAKELRSKNDQLRQ from the exons ATGGAATACAAACAACCTCAACCAATCCCCAGAG TCACATCGGTTGAAACGCCGCTCCATTCTCCAACCTGGAGCTTCTCATCGCCATCTCAGTTTTCAGAGGATTCTGGAGTCGGCTCAACATCGTCTGATCATGATGTAGACAAGCACAAACGATGTTTAAA GTTTCAAGGCGGAGGTTTGTCCGAGCTCGGACAAAACTGTCCCATGGTCCGTGACGAACCCACCTATCTCTCGTTTGAACCCACATGCTTCGAATTCCCTCGCTCAACAAAAAACGATTTTATGACGTCAGGAATCTCGGAGCCATCTTGTAAAGTTCCTGAAGGAAACCCCTTGGCACGTGACCTTACTGATCTGGCATTACGTTTCAGACACACAG AAAGAAATTCCTTCAATCCGTTTCAAGGAAA CATGAGAACGAAGAATTTTTCTCAAACTAAGATTGAGCCCTCTCAACGTTTGAATGATGCtgaaaatttgcaatttttgaaTTTACCCGAATGCCGAAATATTTGGAAAGTCACCGAAAGCTGCTCTTCCCGTAAAAGTTCGAATCCTATCGTAGATCCCCATCCATGGTTTCCTGACTTTGCCAATC CTGATAATCGTCCTACTGAAGATCGTCATAGATTCGTCCAATACGAGCAGAAACAACAAACAGAGAATCAGACTTTGTATAATTTCAAAACAGAGCTATGTGTCCT ATGGCTCAGGGGAAAATGTCACCATGGCTCGGTTTGTCATTTCGCTCACGGGGCAAAAGAACTTAGGTCGAAGAACGACCAACTTCGTCAATAA
- the LOC143470087 gene encoding uncharacterized protein LOC143470087 isoform X1 yields the protein MEYKQPQPIPRVTSVETPLHSPTWSFSSPSQFSEDSGVGSTSSDHDVDKHKRCLKFQGGGLSELGQNCPMVRDEPTYLSFEPTCFEFPRSTKNDFMTSGISEPSCKVPEGNPLARDLTDLALRFRHTERNSFNPFQGNMRTKNFSQTKIEPSQRLNDAENLQFLNLPECRNIWKVTESCSSRKSSNPIVDPHPWFPDFANQSDKFVAKRDSRFMKFFAPADNRPTEDRHRFVQYEQKQQTENQTLYNFKTELCVLWLRGKCHHGSVCHFAHGAKELRSKNDQLRQ from the exons ATGGAATACAAACAACCTCAACCAATCCCCAGAG TCACATCGGTTGAAACGCCGCTCCATTCTCCAACCTGGAGCTTCTCATCGCCATCTCAGTTTTCAGAGGATTCTGGAGTCGGCTCAACATCGTCTGATCATGATGTAGACAAGCACAAACGATGTTTAAA GTTTCAAGGCGGAGGTTTGTCCGAGCTCGGACAAAACTGTCCCATGGTCCGTGACGAACCCACCTATCTCTCGTTTGAACCCACATGCTTCGAATTCCCTCGCTCAACAAAAAACGATTTTATGACGTCAGGAATCTCGGAGCCATCTTGTAAAGTTCCTGAAGGAAACCCCTTGGCACGTGACCTTACTGATCTGGCATTACGTTTCAGACACACAG AAAGAAATTCCTTCAATCCGTTTCAAGGAAA CATGAGAACGAAGAATTTTTCTCAAACTAAGATTGAGCCCTCTCAACGTTTGAATGATGCtgaaaatttgcaatttttgaaTTTACCCGAATGCCGAAATATTTGGAAAGTCACCGAAAGCTGCTCTTCCCGTAAAAGTTCGAATCCTATCGTAGATCCCCATCCATGGTTTCCTGACTTTGCCAATC AATCTGATAAATTCGTCGCAAAGCGCGATAGTAGATTCATGAAGTTTTTTGCACCAGCTGATAATCGTCCTACTGAAGATCGTCATAGATTCGTCCAATACGAGCAGAAACAACAAACAGAGAATCAGACTTTGTATAATTTCAAAACAGAGCTATGTGTCCT ATGGCTCAGGGGAAAATGTCACCATGGCTCGGTTTGTCATTTCGCTCACGGGGCAAAAGAACTTAGGTCGAAGAACGACCAACTTCGTCAATAA
- the LOC143470085 gene encoding uncharacterized protein LOC143470085 has product METPEPQSPSTDLSSDFDNLSQSPGPQSSEPQSPSNDLSSDFVNLNQSPGPQTSQSSTDVTSVETPLHSSTWSFSSPSQFVKDSGIESTSANFDADIDKLLPRKYHDNGLCPIGPNSSQTSKDKTHCEPYFPLPIGSKRRHPLQKAFMTSESLEPSWKVPEGNPLARDLTDVALRFRHTERNSFNPFQGNMRTKNFSQTKTDPSQRLNFTKNLQLFNLPECHQCWNVTGRCSFCNWEKNDIRYEQDEFIAKRDSRFMKFFASPDDHPNEGQHRFVQYGQEEQKPKHTVESFKTEICKLWLKGHCHHGSVCHFAHGPKELWSKNDQLRQ; this is encoded by the exons ATGGAAACACCTGAACCTCAATCTCCATCTACAGATTTGTCTTCAGATTTTGACAATCTCAGTCAATCTCCTGGACCACAATCGTCTGAACCTCAATCACCTTCCAACGATTTGTCTTCAGATTTTGTCAATCTCAATCAATCGCCTGGACCTCAAACTTCCCAATCTTCCACCGACG TCACATCGGTTGAAACGCCGCTTCATTCTTCAACCTGGAGCTTCTCATCACCATCTCAGTTTGTAAAAGATTCTGGAATCGAATCGACGTCGGCTAATTTCGACGCAGACATCGACAAGCTACTTCCAAG AAAGTATCACGACAATGGTTTGTGCCCAATTGGACCGAACTCTTCCCAAACCAGCAAAGATAAAACTCATTGCGAACCGTACTTCCCACTTCCCATCGGCTCCAAACGCCGTCACCCTTTACAAAAGGCttttatgacgtcagaaaGCTTGGAGCCGTCTTGGAAAGTTCCTGAAGGGAATCCCTTGGCACGTGACCTTACTGATGTTGCATTACGTTTCAGACACACCG AAAGAAATTCCTTCAATCCGTTTCAAGGAAA CATGAGAACGAAGAATTTTTCTCAAACTAAGACTGATCCCTCTCAACGTTTgaattttaccaaaaacttGCAGTTGTTCAATTTACCCGAATGCCACCAGTGTTGGAACGTCACCGGACGCTGCTCTTTCTGCAATTGGGAAAAAAATGACATTCGTTATG AACAAGACGAATTCATCGCAAAGCGCGATAGCAGATTCATGAAGTTTTTTGCGTCACCCGATGATCATCCTAATGAAGGTCAACACAGATTCGTCCAATACGGACAAGAAGAACAGAAACCAAAGCATACCGtggaaagttttaaaactgaaatctGCAAACT ATGGCTCAAGGGACATTGTCATCATGGCTCGGTTTGTCATTTCGCTCACGGGCCAAAAGAACTTTGGTCGAAGAACGACCAACTTCGTCAATAA